The proteins below come from a single Pseudarthrobacter sp. SSS035 genomic window:
- a CDS encoding sensor histidine kinase, which translates to MSLAGQYLVLQLLIVFAVLVAVVAISLAQSAAAFERVEGRRALSAAEALGANPTVRALLPAAEPRGGSALPAVAESVRTVSGSSHVALAKLDRTVVASSNPSLLGQPLELGASRVLEGRAWTGVVDGSGTEELSAHVPVLDDAGKMIGIASISRNYPSVLERLGDAVPNLLTYLGVASVLGVAGSLLLSRRVKRQTLGMEPSEITGLVENREAMLHGLKEGVVALDPHERITVANDSARALLGLPADCVGKRLAGLSVEPALKEVLTREQPEPDQLVLVGDRLVVLNRVPIRSRGRDIGSVTTLRDRTELSALERELGATRTATDTLRAQAHEFANQLHVISGLIQIGEYDSVVQFVNGATLDRTRLNDEVTSRIQDPALAALLIAKSSLATERGVTLQLDPESGLKRVDDELSRDLTTVVGNLVDNAFDAVTGLPEAVVRVLVEDTAAGVTVTVRDSGPGVTGDPGEIFQQGFTTKDPGPGGSRGFGLALSRVVCRRSGGDLTVTNNNGAVFTARLERTRRMQQ; encoded by the coding sequence ATGTCCCTTGCGGGGCAGTACCTGGTTCTGCAGTTGCTCATCGTTTTCGCCGTCCTGGTGGCCGTAGTGGCCATCTCCCTCGCCCAGTCGGCTGCGGCGTTCGAACGGGTTGAGGGCCGCCGGGCGCTGTCCGCTGCCGAAGCCCTGGGTGCCAATCCCACCGTCCGGGCGCTGCTGCCCGCGGCCGAACCCCGCGGCGGCTCAGCCCTTCCCGCCGTGGCCGAGTCGGTGCGGACAGTCTCGGGATCCTCGCACGTAGCGCTCGCGAAACTCGACCGCACAGTGGTTGCCTCCTCCAATCCCAGCCTCTTGGGCCAGCCCTTGGAACTCGGCGCCAGCCGCGTGCTCGAAGGCCGCGCGTGGACCGGCGTGGTGGACGGATCCGGCACGGAAGAACTGTCCGCGCACGTTCCGGTCCTCGACGACGCCGGAAAAATGATCGGCATCGCGTCCATCAGCCGGAACTATCCCTCCGTCCTGGAGCGGCTGGGGGATGCCGTGCCCAACCTCCTCACCTATCTCGGTGTGGCCAGTGTGCTGGGTGTTGCCGGCTCGCTGCTGCTCTCCCGCCGGGTCAAGCGGCAGACCCTGGGCATGGAACCAAGCGAAATCACCGGCCTGGTGGAAAACCGCGAGGCCATGCTGCATGGCCTGAAGGAAGGCGTGGTGGCGCTGGACCCGCACGAGCGCATCACCGTGGCCAACGACAGTGCGCGCGCGCTGCTTGGCCTCCCCGCTGACTGTGTGGGCAAGCGCCTGGCCGGCCTGTCCGTGGAGCCGGCGCTCAAGGAAGTCCTCACCCGCGAGCAGCCGGAGCCGGACCAGCTGGTGCTCGTTGGCGACCGACTGGTGGTGCTGAACCGCGTGCCCATCCGTTCGCGCGGCCGCGACATCGGCTCCGTCACCACACTGCGCGACCGCACGGAACTGTCCGCACTCGAGCGGGAACTCGGCGCCACCCGGACGGCCACCGACACCCTCCGCGCCCAGGCCCACGAATTCGCCAACCAGCTGCACGTGATTTCCGGCCTCATCCAGATCGGGGAATACGATTCCGTGGTCCAGTTCGTCAACGGTGCCACGCTGGACAGGACCCGGCTCAACGACGAGGTCACCAGCCGTATCCAGGATCCGGCGCTCGCCGCGCTCCTGATCGCCAAGTCGAGCCTCGCCACCGAACGCGGGGTCACCTTGCAGCTTGACCCGGAATCCGGGCTGAAGCGCGTTGATGATGAGCTGTCCCGCGACTTGACCACGGTGGTCGGGAATCTGGTGGACAACGCGTTCGACGCCGTCACCGGGCTTCCGGAGGCAGTGGTCAGGGTGCTCGTGGAGGACACAGCCGCCGGCGTCACGGTCACCGTCCGCGACTCCGGCCCCGGCGTCACCGGGGATCCGGGGGAGATCTTCCAGCAGGGCTTCACCACCAAGGACCCGGGCCCCGGCGGCAGCAGGGGCTTCGGCCTGGCGCTCTCCCGGGTGGTCTGCCGGCGCAGCGGCGGCGACCTCACGGTAACCAACAACAACGGGGCGGTCTTCACCGCCCGGCTGGAACGAACACGGAGAATGCAGCAATGA
- a CDS encoding tripartite tricarboxylate transporter substrate binding protein yields the protein MRQIRALRIAAVAAGIALMATGCGATGKSSTDGASSGAPAGPLTGLQIMVPNTAGGGYDTTARVAAKVLEDEKIATNPEVFNLAGAGGTVGLARIVNEKGNGDLTMLMGLGVVGASYTNKSESKLTATTPLARLIEEPGAIMVNKDSPYKTIDDLVTAWKADPGSISVGGGSSPGGPDHLLPMQLAGALGIDATKVNFVSYDGGGDLLPAILGNKVGFAASGAGEYLKQIESGAVRVLATSGEKRLDGVDAPTLKESNIDLVFTNWRGIVAPPGITDADKAKLIAALEKMHGTAAWKEALKTNSWSDAFITGAAFESFLAEQDKRVADVLTKLGLA from the coding sequence ATGCGCCAGATCCGCGCATTGCGAATTGCCGCCGTCGCCGCCGGCATCGCCCTGATGGCCACCGGCTGCGGTGCCACCGGGAAGAGCTCTACTGACGGAGCCAGCTCCGGCGCCCCCGCCGGCCCGCTGACCGGGCTCCAGATCATGGTCCCCAACACTGCAGGCGGCGGCTACGACACCACCGCCCGCGTGGCGGCCAAAGTCCTCGAAGACGAGAAAATCGCCACGAACCCCGAAGTCTTCAATCTCGCCGGCGCCGGCGGAACCGTGGGTTTGGCCCGCATCGTCAACGAAAAGGGCAACGGCGACCTCACCATGCTCATGGGCCTGGGCGTGGTGGGTGCGAGCTACACCAACAAGTCCGAGTCCAAGCTGACGGCCACCACCCCCCTGGCCCGGCTCATCGAAGAACCCGGCGCCATCATGGTCAACAAGGATTCGCCCTACAAAACCATCGATGACCTGGTCACCGCCTGGAAGGCTGACCCGGGTTCCATCAGCGTCGGCGGCGGTTCCTCCCCCGGCGGCCCTGACCACCTGCTGCCCATGCAGTTGGCCGGAGCCCTGGGCATCGACGCCACCAAGGTGAACTTCGTGTCCTACGACGGCGGTGGAGACCTCCTTCCGGCCATCCTGGGCAACAAGGTGGGCTTCGCGGCCTCCGGTGCAGGCGAATACCTCAAGCAGATCGAATCCGGTGCGGTCCGCGTCCTGGCCACCAGCGGCGAGAAGCGGCTCGACGGCGTGGACGCTCCTACGCTCAAGGAATCCAACATCGACCTGGTGTTCACCAACTGGCGCGGCATCGTGGCCCCTCCGGGTATCACCGACGCTGACAAGGCCAAGCTGATCGCGGCACTCGAAAAGATGCACGGCACGGCCGCCTGGAAGGAAGCCCTGAAGACCAACAGCTGGAGCGACGCCTTCATCACCGGCGCCGCGTTCGAAAGCTTCCTGGCCGAGCAGGACAAGCGGGTGGCGGACGTCCTCACGAAGCTTGGCCTGGCGTGA
- a CDS encoding tripartite tricarboxylate transporter TctB family protein translates to MSSSPTLASRLKGRSELGVALLLGAAGALVIWDATRIATTYSQSDPVGPKTLPFIVGGLLLVCAVMLAVNVLRGGKGEAEGGEDVDLSHPADWKTVLPLAGAFIANILLIDWAGWVISGTILFWGSVWALGGRNYIRDGLISVAMSLLTFYGFYLGLGINLPAGLLEGIL, encoded by the coding sequence GTGAGCTCCTCACCAACTTTGGCCTCACGGCTTAAAGGCCGCTCCGAGCTGGGGGTTGCCCTCCTGCTCGGGGCGGCCGGGGCCCTGGTCATCTGGGATGCAACCCGCATCGCTACCACCTACTCCCAGTCTGATCCCGTAGGACCTAAGACCTTGCCGTTCATCGTGGGCGGCCTGCTGCTGGTCTGCGCCGTGATGCTGGCCGTCAACGTACTCCGCGGTGGCAAAGGCGAGGCGGAAGGCGGCGAGGACGTGGACCTTTCCCACCCCGCCGACTGGAAGACGGTCCTGCCGCTGGCAGGCGCCTTCATCGCGAACATCCTGCTGATCGACTGGGCCGGCTGGGTCATCTCCGGCACCATCCTGTTCTGGGGCAGCGTCTGGGCACTGGGCGGCCGGAACTACATCCGCGACGGACTCATCTCGGTGGCAATGTCCCTCCTGACCTTTTACGGTTTCTACCTTGGCCTTGGCATTAACCTGCCCGCCGGCCTCCTGGAAGGGATTCTCTGA
- a CDS encoding tripartite tricarboxylate transporter permease produces the protein MDVFSSLMDGFATALTPMNFLYAVIGVVLGTAVGVLPGLGPAMTVALLLPVTYALEPTSAFIMFAGIYYGGMYGGSTTSILLNTPGESSSVVTAIEGNKMAKAGRAAQALATAAIGSFVAGTIGTALLAVCAPIVVEFAISLGAPSYFAIMVLALLAVTAVLGSSRLRGFASLGLGLAIGLVGLDVVTGQARLTFGVPLLADGLDIVVVAVAIFAVGEALWVAAHLRRTPLQVIPVGRPWMGKKDWKRSWKPWLRGTAFGFPFGALPAGGAEIPTFLSYVTEKKLSKHPEEFGKGAIEGVAGPEAANNAAAAGTLTPMLALGLPTNATAAVMLAAFTQYGIQPGPQLFESQGPLVWALIASLFIGNFLLLIINLPLAPLWAKLLQIPRPYLYAGILFFATLGAYSVNLQAFDLVLLLALGALGFMMRRFGLPVLPLILGVILGPRIEKQLRQTLQLSAGDPAGLWSEPIAVGIYIIIALILLWPLLFKLIRRNRPAAVPAGVPATRSGASEPTDASGGSASHGSHRATTGGDVDGDG, from the coding sequence ATGGATGTCTTCTCCTCCCTGATGGACGGCTTTGCCACCGCCCTCACCCCCATGAATTTCCTCTACGCCGTGATCGGCGTCGTCCTGGGTACCGCCGTCGGCGTCCTCCCGGGCCTCGGCCCGGCCATGACCGTTGCGCTCCTGCTTCCGGTCACGTACGCCCTGGAACCCACCAGCGCCTTCATCATGTTCGCCGGCATCTACTACGGCGGCATGTACGGCGGCTCCACCACCTCCATCCTGCTTAATACGCCGGGTGAATCGTCGTCGGTGGTCACGGCAATCGAAGGCAACAAGATGGCGAAAGCCGGCAGGGCCGCGCAGGCGCTGGCGACGGCGGCCATCGGCTCGTTCGTGGCCGGCACCATCGGCACTGCCCTCCTGGCAGTCTGCGCTCCGATCGTGGTGGAGTTCGCCATCAGCCTGGGCGCCCCCAGCTACTTCGCGATCATGGTTCTCGCCCTGCTGGCGGTCACCGCGGTCCTCGGTTCCTCGCGCCTTCGGGGCTTCGCGTCCCTGGGCCTTGGCCTCGCCATCGGCCTGGTGGGCCTGGACGTGGTCACGGGCCAGGCCCGGCTCACGTTCGGCGTACCGCTCCTGGCTGATGGCCTGGACATCGTAGTGGTTGCAGTGGCTATCTTCGCCGTGGGCGAGGCGCTGTGGGTGGCCGCGCACCTGCGCCGCACACCCCTGCAGGTCATCCCCGTGGGACGTCCGTGGATGGGCAAAAAGGACTGGAAACGGTCCTGGAAACCCTGGCTCCGCGGCACCGCGTTCGGCTTCCCGTTCGGCGCACTTCCTGCCGGCGGAGCCGAGATCCCCACGTTCCTCTCCTATGTCACCGAGAAGAAACTCAGCAAGCACCCAGAGGAGTTCGGCAAGGGCGCCATCGAGGGCGTGGCCGGTCCGGAAGCAGCCAACAACGCTGCCGCAGCCGGCACTCTGACCCCCATGCTGGCACTGGGCCTACCCACCAACGCCACGGCAGCGGTAATGCTGGCAGCCTTCACGCAGTACGGCATCCAGCCGGGACCGCAGCTGTTCGAGAGCCAGGGACCGCTGGTGTGGGCCCTCATCGCGAGCCTCTTCATTGGCAACTTCCTGCTCCTGATCATCAACCTGCCCCTGGCACCGTTGTGGGCCAAGCTCCTGCAGATCCCGCGGCCCTACCTGTATGCCGGCATCCTGTTCTTCGCCACGCTGGGCGCCTACTCGGTGAACCTGCAGGCATTCGACCTGGTGCTCCTGCTGGCGCTCGGCGCCCTTGGCTTCATGATGCGGCGGTTCGGACTTCCCGTCCTGCCGCTCATCCTCGGAGTCATCCTCGGACCGCGCATCGAAAAGCAGCTCCGCCAGACGCTGCAGCTCAGCGCCGGCGACCCCGCCGGCCTTTGGAGTGAGCCGATCGCCGTCGGCATCTACATCATCATCGCCCTCATCCTCCTGTGGCCGCTGCTGTTCAAACTGATCCGCCGGAACCGGCCGGCAGCAGTGCCGGCAGGGGTGCCCGCCACCCGCTCCGGCGCATCCGAACCGACGGATGCCTCGGGTGGCAGCGCCAGCCATGGCAGCCACCGTGCCACCACTGGCGGCGACGTGGATGGCGACGGCTAA
- a CDS encoding universal stress protein, with translation MTIVVGYVPTPEGEAALTQAIAEARKSNTTLLVINSSKGDALVDNRYAQESEMQGIEARLAAHGIDHVIKQPVRGHDAAAEVLDAAEEHNAELIVIGLRRRSPVGKLIMGSTSQRILLEADCPVLAVKAGMAG, from the coding sequence ATGACGATTGTGGTGGGATACGTCCCTACCCCGGAGGGCGAAGCGGCCCTGACCCAGGCCATCGCCGAGGCCAGGAAGAGCAACACCACCCTGCTGGTCATCAATTCCTCCAAGGGTGATGCCCTGGTGGACAACCGGTACGCCCAGGAGTCCGAAATGCAGGGCATCGAGGCGCGCCTGGCCGCCCACGGGATCGACCACGTGATCAAGCAGCCGGTCCGCGGCCACGATGCGGCAGCGGAGGTGCTTGATGCCGCGGAAGAGCACAACGCCGAACTCATCGTGATCGGGCTGCGCCGCCGCAGCCCGGTGGGCAAACTGATCATGGGCAGCACGTCGCAACGGATCCTGCTCGAGGCTGATTGTCCAGTATTGGCCGTCAAAGCGGGCATGGCAGGCTGA
- the hutH gene encoding histidine ammonia-lyase — translation MTVTTHSPLTVTLGSSGVTPEDVVAVARHNAQVTIAQEALDTVAKVRAHIDELAHSETPAYGISTGFGALANRHIPGELRTQLQKSLIRSHAAGMGPAVEREVVRGIMFLRAKTLASGRTGVRPVVLQTMVDVLNAGITPVVREFGSLGCSGDLAPLSHCALVLMGEGEAEGPDGVTYGGRGEAPVAELLAGHGIEPVTLAEKEGLALVNGTEGMLGMLLMAIADLRQLLTTADITAALSVEALLGTDQVFVPELHAALRPHPGQAASADNMLRVLSNSPIVASHRVGDSKVQDAYSLRCAPQVAGAARDTVDYAALVASRELAAAIDNPVVLPDGRVSSNGNFHGAPVAYVLDFLAIAVADLSSIAERRTDRMLDPARSHGLPAFLAADPGVDSGLMIAQYTQAGLVSENKRLAVPASVDSIPSSAMQEDHVSMGWHAARKLRKAVENLRRVLAIELVTSARAIDIRTQLSDGELLPGPAGAAVIGVLRSVVEGPGTDRFLSPELEAADRLVASGKVREAAESAVGILA, via the coding sequence GTGACCGTCACAACCCACTCGCCGCTCACCGTCACCCTCGGCTCCAGCGGCGTCACGCCCGAGGACGTTGTCGCCGTCGCCCGTCACAACGCCCAGGTGACCATCGCCCAGGAGGCGCTGGACACGGTGGCGAAGGTCCGCGCGCACATCGACGAACTCGCGCACAGCGAGACCCCCGCCTACGGCATTTCCACCGGCTTCGGCGCGCTGGCCAACCGGCACATCCCCGGCGAGCTGCGCACCCAGCTGCAGAAATCGCTGATCCGCAGCCACGCCGCCGGCATGGGCCCGGCCGTGGAACGCGAGGTGGTCCGCGGCATCATGTTCCTGCGCGCCAAGACACTGGCCTCCGGCCGCACCGGCGTCCGCCCGGTCGTCCTGCAGACCATGGTGGACGTGCTCAACGCCGGAATCACCCCGGTGGTCCGCGAATTCGGCTCGCTTGGCTGCTCCGGCGACCTCGCCCCGCTGTCCCACTGCGCCCTGGTGCTGATGGGCGAGGGCGAAGCGGAAGGGCCCGACGGCGTGACGTACGGCGGGCGGGGTGAGGCACCTGTCGCCGAGCTGCTCGCCGGGCACGGTATCGAACCGGTCACCCTCGCCGAGAAGGAAGGCCTGGCGCTGGTCAACGGCACCGAGGGAATGCTGGGCATGCTCCTGATGGCCATCGCGGACCTTCGCCAACTGCTGACTACGGCGGATATCACCGCCGCGCTCAGCGTCGAGGCGCTGCTGGGTACGGACCAGGTCTTTGTGCCCGAACTGCATGCGGCGCTGCGTCCGCACCCCGGCCAGGCCGCCAGCGCAGACAACATGCTGCGTGTGCTGTCCAACTCCCCGATCGTCGCCTCGCACCGGGTGGGGGACTCCAAAGTCCAGGACGCCTACTCGCTGCGCTGCGCACCCCAGGTGGCCGGGGCCGCGCGGGACACGGTGGACTACGCCGCCCTGGTGGCATCCCGCGAGCTCGCTGCGGCCATTGACAACCCGGTGGTCCTGCCGGACGGGCGCGTCAGCTCCAACGGCAACTTCCACGGCGCACCAGTGGCCTACGTACTGGACTTCCTGGCCATTGCCGTTGCGGACCTCAGCTCCATCGCCGAACGCCGCACGGACCGGATGCTGGACCCGGCGCGTTCGCACGGGCTGCCGGCGTTCCTGGCCGCGGATCCGGGTGTCGACTCGGGCCTGATGATCGCCCAGTACACGCAGGCCGGGCTGGTCTCGGAGAACAAGCGCCTGGCCGTCCCGGCGTCGGTGGATTCCATTCCCAGCTCCGCCATGCAGGAGGACCACGTGTCCATGGGCTGGCACGCGGCCCGAAAGCTGCGCAAGGCCGTGGAGAACCTTCGCCGCGTCCTGGCCATCGAACTGGTGACGAGCGCCCGTGCCATCGACATTCGGACGCAGCTGTCCGACGGCGAGCTCCTCCCCGGCCCGGCAGGCGCTGCAGTGATCGGGGTGCTGCGGTCCGTTGTCGAAGGCCCCGGAACCGACCGGTTCCTGTCGCCGGAGCTGGAGGCGGCTGACCGGTTGGTTGCCTCCGGCAAAGTCCGAGAGGCCGCCGAATCCGCCGTCGGAATTCTTGCCTGA
- a CDS encoding urocanate hydratase, with translation MTPADFTTGARPVKAARGTELTAKSWQTEAPLRMLMNNLDPEVAERPDDLVVYGGTGRAVRSWAAFDAITRTLETMEKDETLLVQSGKPVGVFRTNEWAPRVLLANSNLVGDWANWPEFRRLEAEGLMMYGQMTAGSWIYIGTQGILQGTFETFAAIARKLTGDEDGTLAGTLTLTGGCGGMGGAQPLAVTLNEGACLIVDVDETRLRRRAGKRYLDEVETDLDTAIAKVLKAKEERRGWSVGYVGNAAEVFPEILRRHIAGELTVDIVTDQTSAHDPLSYLPEGITVEEWQAEAAADPEGFTKKAQASMAKQVQAMVEFQDAGAEVFDYGNSIRDEARTGGYTRAFEFPGFVPAYIRPLFCEGLGPFRWVALSGDPADIAVTDAAIKELFPENKHLHRWIDAAQERVEFEGLPARICWLGYGDRAKAGLLFNQLVKDGKVKAPIVIGRDHLDSGSVASPYRETEAMADGSDAIADWPLLNALLNTASGATWVSIHHGGGVGIGRSIHAGQVSVADGTDLAAQKLERLLTNDPGMGVIRHADAGYDRATDVAKERGVRIPMQEGITK, from the coding sequence ATGACACCCGCCGATTTCACTACCGGTGCCCGCCCGGTCAAAGCTGCCCGCGGCACCGAGCTCACCGCCAAGAGCTGGCAGACCGAAGCCCCGCTGCGGATGCTGATGAACAACCTGGACCCCGAGGTCGCCGAACGCCCGGATGATCTGGTGGTTTACGGCGGCACGGGCCGTGCCGTCCGCAGTTGGGCTGCGTTCGATGCGATCACCCGCACCCTGGAAACCATGGAGAAGGACGAGACCCTGCTGGTCCAGTCCGGCAAGCCGGTGGGTGTGTTCCGGACCAACGAGTGGGCGCCGCGGGTGCTGCTGGCGAACTCCAACCTCGTGGGCGACTGGGCGAACTGGCCCGAGTTCCGCCGGCTCGAGGCCGAGGGCCTGATGATGTATGGCCAGATGACCGCGGGGTCCTGGATCTACATCGGCACCCAGGGCATCCTGCAGGGCACCTTCGAGACCTTCGCCGCGATCGCCCGCAAGCTCACCGGCGACGAGGACGGTACCCTCGCCGGGACCCTGACCCTGACCGGCGGGTGCGGGGGCATGGGCGGTGCGCAGCCGCTCGCGGTGACCCTGAACGAGGGCGCCTGCCTGATTGTCGACGTCGACGAGACCCGGCTGCGCCGCCGGGCCGGCAAACGCTACCTCGACGAGGTCGAAACGGACCTCGACACCGCCATCGCCAAGGTCCTGAAGGCGAAGGAAGAGCGCCGGGGCTGGTCCGTGGGGTACGTCGGGAACGCCGCCGAGGTCTTCCCCGAGATCCTGCGCCGCCACATCGCCGGCGAGCTCACGGTCGATATCGTCACGGACCAGACCAGTGCGCATGACCCGCTATCCTACCTGCCCGAGGGCATCACCGTGGAGGAGTGGCAGGCCGAGGCCGCCGCGGACCCGGAAGGGTTCACGAAGAAGGCCCAGGCCTCCATGGCGAAGCAGGTCCAGGCGATGGTGGAGTTCCAGGACGCCGGTGCCGAGGTCTTCGATTACGGCAACTCGATCCGTGACGAGGCCCGCACCGGCGGCTACACCCGCGCCTTCGAATTCCCCGGCTTCGTCCCGGCCTACATCCGGCCGCTGTTCTGCGAGGGCCTGGGCCCGTTCCGCTGGGTCGCGCTCTCCGGTGACCCGGCGGACATTGCGGTCACCGACGCGGCGATCAAGGAACTGTTCCCCGAGAACAAGCACCTGCACCGCTGGATCGACGCCGCGCAGGAACGGGTGGAGTTCGAAGGCCTGCCGGCCAGGATCTGCTGGCTGGGCTACGGCGACCGCGCCAAGGCCGGGCTGCTGTTCAACCAGCTCGTCAAGGACGGCAAGGTCAAAGCGCCCATCGTGATCGGCCGCGACCACCTCGACTCCGGCTCCGTCGCCTCCCCGTACCGGGAGACCGAGGCCATGGCCGACGGCTCCGACGCCATTGCGGACTGGCCGCTGCTGAACGCCCTGCTCAACACCGCCTCCGGCGCTACCTGGGTCTCGATCCACCACGGCGGCGGCGTCGGGATCGGCCGCTCCATCCACGCCGGCCAGGTCTCCGTCGCCGACGGCACCGACCTCGCCGCGCAGAAACTCGAACGCCTCCTCACCAACGACCCCGGCATGGGCGTCATCCGCCACGCCGACGCCGGCTACGACCGCGCCACCGACGTCGCCAAAGAACGCGGCGTCCGCATCCCGATGCAAGAAGGAATCACAAAGTGA
- a CDS encoding IclR family transcriptional regulator translates to MSSAEARPEAGSEPRATSKVPAAENTLRILKLLASKRGPMAASSIATSLGLPRSSVYHLLGVMEANGFVLHLHEEQRYGLGISAFELSSAYSRQEPLSRLGRPLLASLVDVIGESAHLAVLHGRDVLYIVEERAKNRPSLVTDVGVRLPSHLTASGRAILAALPKSQVRALYPNAEAFTARHEVEGAIMKYSALSSHLDQVRQRGYATEHGEVTPGFGSIAAAVTDHVGWPTAAVAVTFLEDKLPADQWPALAARVQKVADELSIRIHGRPAK, encoded by the coding sequence GTGTCGAGCGCGGAAGCAAGGCCAGAGGCGGGCAGTGAACCAAGGGCGACGTCCAAAGTCCCCGCCGCCGAGAACACCCTGCGTATCCTCAAGCTGCTGGCCTCGAAGCGGGGGCCGATGGCGGCGTCGAGCATTGCCACGTCCTTGGGATTGCCGCGCTCCAGCGTTTACCACCTGCTCGGGGTGATGGAGGCGAACGGCTTTGTCCTCCATCTGCACGAGGAGCAGCGCTACGGGCTGGGCATCAGTGCCTTCGAGCTGAGCTCGGCCTATTCGCGGCAGGAACCGCTGTCCCGCCTGGGCCGGCCGCTGCTGGCGTCGCTGGTGGACGTGATCGGTGAGAGCGCGCACCTGGCGGTGCTCCATGGCCGCGACGTGCTCTACATTGTGGAGGAACGGGCCAAGAACCGCCCCTCCCTGGTGACCGACGTCGGCGTCCGGCTTCCCAGCCACCTCACCGCCAGCGGCCGCGCCATTCTCGCCGCACTGCCCAAGTCCCAGGTCCGGGCGCTTTACCCGAATGCCGAGGCCTTCACCGCCCGGCATGAGGTGGAGGGCGCCATCATGAAGTACTCCGCGCTGTCCTCGCACCTGGACCAAGTGAGGCAGCGCGGCTACGCCACCGAACATGGCGAGGTGACGCCCGGCTTCGGCTCGATCGCCGCCGCTGTCACGGACCACGTGGGATGGCCGACGGCGGCAGTCGCCGTCACGTTCCTCGAGGACAAATTGCCGGCGGACCAATGGCCGGCGCTCGCCGCGCGGGTCCAGAAAGTAGCGGACGAACTGTCCATCCGCATCCACGGACGCCCTGCCAAGTAG
- a CDS encoding GNAT family N-acetyltransferase, translating into MASTTDILAAYDSQLRRLVPPAVPPGHEYQLLGPLLRVTGQRRGFIESARDLGVEGGMLDRMIVEQREYFAGRGEAVEWKTRAHDFPADLESRLRAAGFVPEDRETVLVGETAAMAGEPVVPEGIQVRLARERPDLERIAAMKSEVWAADYSWVAADLQHRLASDPENLVVFLAEASGEVVSAAWLEINPGTDFGGLWGGSTLPAWRGRGIYKALVSARAEVAAARGVKYLQVDASADSEPILRRLGFRAITTTTPFVWTPPAKGH; encoded by the coding sequence ATGGCCTCAACCACCGATATCCTTGCCGCGTACGATTCCCAGCTCCGCCGGCTGGTTCCCCCAGCCGTTCCGCCAGGCCACGAATATCAGCTGCTGGGACCCCTGCTACGTGTGACCGGACAGCGGCGGGGCTTCATCGAATCGGCTCGTGACCTCGGTGTGGAGGGCGGGATGCTCGACAGGATGATCGTCGAACAGCGTGAGTACTTTGCCGGCCGGGGGGAGGCCGTCGAATGGAAGACCCGGGCGCATGACTTCCCAGCTGATCTTGAGTCCCGTCTCCGCGCAGCAGGCTTCGTACCGGAAGACCGCGAGACCGTCCTGGTGGGTGAGACGGCCGCGATGGCCGGTGAACCTGTGGTCCCGGAGGGTATTCAGGTGAGGCTTGCCCGCGAACGCCCTGACCTGGAGCGCATCGCGGCGATGAAGTCTGAAGTGTGGGCCGCCGATTACAGCTGGGTGGCCGCTGATCTGCAGCACCGGCTGGCCTCGGACCCAGAAAACCTGGTGGTCTTCCTGGCCGAGGCCTCGGGGGAAGTGGTCTCGGCGGCCTGGCTGGAGATCAATCCCGGCACGGACTTTGGCGGTTTGTGGGGCGGGTCAACTTTGCCTGCCTGGCGCGGGCGCGGGATCTATAAGGCTCTCGTTTCCGCACGCGCCGAGGTGGCGGCCGCCCGGGGAGTGAAGTATCTGCAGGTGGACGCCTCCGCTGACAGCGAGCCGATCCTGCGAAGGTTGGGATTCAGGGCAATCACCACCACCACGCCGTTTGTGTGGACTCCTCCTGCAAAGGGACATTGA